The following nucleotide sequence is from Danio aesculapii unplaced genomic scaffold, fDanAes4.1, whole genome shotgun sequence.
tggcgaccctggattaataaagggaccaagctgaaaagaaaaatgaatgaatgttactgtAAAGGTCACCATGtggttatttttgcttttttaccCATATCGACCGTTTTAAGattataatatattacttttaaaagtaaaatttccAATCAACGCTAATTTGTGATCAAGACTTAAAAGACTTTTAGTACAAACCAGTTATCAGTTTCACACTACCTGCATGTGATTTTGTAGCAATTCTGAGCAAGTACAGggtaaaacacaacaaaactgtCGTGGTTTTATGAATTATGATAGAATTGGTCAGCTCAAATTTTGATCtgcgcgctgtctctctctctcctcactcactctctcacacaccgCACTGAAAAACCAGGAAGTGTTTGGTACATCGAGAGGAATGAAGCTGATTTCTCTGCCACTCGAGTCTCTGCCTATAGATTCAGAGCTGCCTCTAGCTTGATTAAAGCTGTACGCAGGAATATTTGACGTATTTTGAACAGGTAAAACATTACTAAGATCATTTTGCTTACATTTAAAAGAGATTAATTTAAATAGTAGCTACTTGTTCATAATCCTGTGTTAGTCTCTTCACGTTATATGTTAATAAGTGACGCTTTAGCGATTATTCTTTTATGTTGACACACAAAACTAAGCATTTTGTAGACTTTTAGATGTGCTctttatgaatgatttacaggTGGATTCATATTTCATTAACGATTTTTGTCTGGCAGAGCAGTTTCTATCTGGGAAGAAATGTCTGAGTCGTCCTCGAGTGAGTGTGTGGATCAGTTCAGCTGTTCAGTGTGTTTGGATCCGCTGAAGGAGCCGGTGACGATTCCCTGTGGACACAGTTACTGTATGAGCTGTATGACTGACTGCTGGAGCCTGAAGGAGCAGGGGCCACCGTACCGCTGTCCCCAATGCAGAGAGAGCTTCAGTCAGAGACCTCTACTGAAGAAGAACACTCTGATAGCTGAGATGATGGAGACGCTGCAGAAGACGGCCCTACAGACGCccgatgctgctgctgctgcagtgGACTGTGATGTTTGCACTACAGAGAAGAACAGAGCTGTAAAGTCCTGTCTGCAGTGCTTGGCCTCCTTCTGCCAAACTCACCTGCAGCTTCACTATGAGTCTCCTGCGTTTATGAAGCACAAGTTAGTGGACGCCTCCAGACACATTCAGGAGAACATCTGCCCCAGTCATGGGAAACCGCTGGAGATTTACTGTCAAGATGATCATCAGTGCATTTGTTACCTGTGCATGGTTGACAGTCATAAGAACCACAGTGTGGGGTCTGTGGATTCAGAATGGACTAATAAGAAGGTAATGAATGCTAATTGTTGTCATTTTCCTGAGTTAATAATATCAGCTAATAAGTTTATAAAATAATCGCTAATATTTAATAAGATTATCGAGGTGTACATTTTGATCTTTATTGAATTTTGTATGATAATGTGTTCAGAAA
It contains:
- the LOC130220299 gene encoding E3 ubiquitin/ISG15 ligase TRIM25-like, producing the protein MSESSSSECVDQFSCSVCLDPLKEPVTIPCGHSYCMSCMTDCWSLKEQGPPYRCPQCRESFSQRPLLKKNTLIAEMMETLQKTALQTPDAAAAAVDCDVCTTEKNRAVKSCLQCLASFCQTHLQLHYESPAFMKHKLVDASRHIQENICPSHGKPLEIYCQDDHQCICYLCMVDSHKNHSVGSVDSEWTNKKKKLKEMKVKCLKLIEERERGQQELSEVVKTLKVSIKIF